From a single Calothrix sp. NIES-2098 genomic region:
- a CDS encoding WGR domain-containing protein: MTEEKTYLELSEASGGSHKFYEVIVKDTQVTIRYGRIGDTGQTQTKTYPTPDKAKADANKKIKEKLAKGYEHAVMGVRQKRPVTRRAVTSTQSTAQQAPILWKFNSNSAAFGIFVDSNRCWVGNQAGQVFALNHQGQVINQFKLPDGVKCLVADDIWIYAGCDNGNVYDLTGKLPRIAYEIDENVDIFWLDIKNGLLAVSDANGGVTTIDHDDESQWTRLSQGDSGWMVRCDEVGVYHGHSQGVTMYDNKEGRMLWHQKTAGGVLFGWQEASAVYAGASDQKIYCFSKKGEAGAVYKCDAAVYSCATALDGKYVFAGDNSSSIYCFNKSGERLWKLGTGCGSALSMQFFEHRIYIVTTDGSLACIDTSEAAIQAAQVGTIPQAAIIKAPAGEGAAPSAVVETTTDTSQGVIVECFREGSKLRVRVVSLGYNPNWKVQFPKDIRQEGQRYLVQEIRESASGGFYRAYGDIKKLV, translated from the coding sequence ATGACTGAAGAAAAGACATACTTAGAGCTTTCAGAAGCTAGTGGCGGCTCCCATAAATTTTATGAAGTTATCGTCAAAGATACGCAAGTGACCATACGCTATGGTCGCATTGGTGACACAGGACAAACCCAGACTAAAACTTACCCCACCCCAGACAAAGCTAAAGCAGACGCTAACAAAAAGATCAAAGAAAAACTGGCGAAAGGTTACGAACACGCCGTTATGGGCGTGCGCCAGAAGCGTCCTGTTACCCGACGTGCAGTTACGAGTACCCAATCGACAGCCCAACAAGCGCCAATTTTGTGGAAATTTAATTCTAATTCTGCCGCCTTTGGCATTTTTGTTGACAGTAATCGCTGTTGGGTGGGTAATCAAGCAGGTCAAGTTTTTGCGCTAAATCACCAAGGTCAAGTTATCAATCAGTTTAAGCTTCCCGATGGCGTTAAATGTTTAGTTGCTGATGATATTTGGATTTATGCTGGCTGCGATAACGGCAACGTCTACGACCTCACAGGCAAATTACCACGTATTGCCTATGAAATTGATGAAAATGTTGATATTTTCTGGCTGGATATCAAAAACGGTTTATTAGCAGTCTCCGATGCCAACGGTGGTGTCACCACCATCGATCATGATGATGAGTCACAATGGACTCGTTTAAGTCAAGGTGATTCTGGCTGGATGGTACGTTGCGACGAAGTTGGTGTTTATCACGGTCATAGTCAAGGCGTGACTATGTACGATAACAAAGAAGGTCGGATGCTTTGGCATCAAAAGACTGCTGGCGGTGTACTATTTGGTTGGCAAGAAGCATCAGCTGTTTATGCGGGTGCAAGCGATCAAAAGATTTACTGCTTTAGCAAGAAGGGTGAGGCTGGCGCAGTTTACAAATGTGATGCTGCTGTCTACTCTTGCGCTACAGCCTTAGATGGAAAGTATGTTTTTGCTGGTGACAATAGTTCTTCGATTTACTGCTTCAACAAATCAGGAGAACGCCTTTGGAAACTTGGAACTGGTTGCGGTTCTGCTTTATCTATGCAATTTTTTGAGCATCGCATTTATATTGTCACCACCGATGGTTCTCTGGCTTGTATAGATACTAGTGAAGCTGCTATCCAAGCCGCCCAAGTGGGTACAATTCCGCAAGCAGCTATTATTAAAGCACCAGCCGGAGAAGGTGCAGCACCTTCCGCAGTGGTGGAAACTACAACAGATACCAGCCAAGGAGTAATTGTTGAGTGCTTCCGGGAAGGGAGTAAACTCAGGGTGCGGGTTGTCTCGCTAGGATATAACCCTAACTGGAAAGTACAGTTTCCTAAAGATATCCGCCAAGAAGGACAGCGTTATCTTGTCCAAGAAATACGCGAATCAGCTAGTGGAGGTTTTTACCGCGCTTATGGTGATATTAAAAAGTTAGTCTAG
- a CDS encoding HlyD family secretion protein — MPDLSLLLACTQCSKISQTPANSCQEIRADDKTPVTSDPSACVSQPESMELALSSPIAREDSRSERKIDSTVAQAQSQNQPFLQQKSDYQKNYVDAVEYRPFHLEMLLPTGGFLFLFAVGGIFLIWKRFPQAQRQWQLLLQGDVGVFGGSGLTLPEEKEEFDQPVILKQSRAWSHAIVWSIVGVTTFAVIWACNAKIDESVAVQGKLEPKGFVKEVQAPVGGVIAQIHVQEGQRVKKGDLLVSFDRTTSQAKLASLQAVRASLMAENEFYKTQMRSLTANSSPKQLQNLPELAALTENRAALVQENQLFQAELNEGQGIRDLNPRFRQRLLTRQLERESRIESVRLDREQLTRQLNQVQVQLINARSSLKTNLEIANNLETLVQKGAFARLPYLERRQAADASQAEVNRLVQEEERLRLAIAQGQKKLQNAIALSKEELLSKIADNEKRITEIDSQLTKVIVENNKKIQEINSQISELQLNMKYQELRAANDGIVFDLKPRSPGYVYNSSESILKIVPPENLVAQVFITNNDIGFVKAGMPVDVRLDSFPYTEFSDIKGELIRVGSDALPPDQTHQYYRFPAEIRLTKQSMNINGAEVPLQSGMSLSANINVRKRTVISIFTDKFLGKMESLKYTR, encoded by the coding sequence ATGCCAGATTTATCTTTGCTGCTAGCTTGCACACAATGTTCCAAAATCTCTCAAACACCTGCTAATTCTTGCCAAGAAATTCGTGCTGATGATAAAACTCCAGTAACATCCGATCCAAGTGCTTGTGTTAGTCAACCAGAAAGCATGGAGTTAGCACTTTCATCACCTATCGCTCGTGAAGATTCGCGAAGCGAGCGTAAAATCGACTCAACGGTGGCGCAAGCCCAATCCCAAAATCAACCGTTTTTACAACAAAAGAGCGATTATCAGAAAAATTATGTTGATGCTGTTGAATATCGCCCTTTTCATCTGGAAATGCTTCTACCTACGGGCGGATTTTTATTCTTGTTTGCCGTTGGAGGAATATTTTTAATCTGGAAGCGGTTCCCACAAGCCCAGCGTCAATGGCAACTGCTTCTACAAGGAGATGTAGGTGTTTTCGGTGGTTCCGGACTGACTTTACCTGAGGAGAAAGAGGAATTCGATCAGCCTGTCATCCTCAAACAATCTCGTGCTTGGTCTCATGCTATTGTCTGGAGCATAGTTGGAGTCACAACTTTTGCAGTCATCTGGGCTTGTAATGCCAAGATTGACGAATCTGTTGCCGTGCAAGGTAAACTCGAACCGAAAGGTTTTGTGAAAGAAGTTCAAGCACCAGTTGGCGGGGTAATTGCCCAAATTCACGTGCAGGAAGGGCAAAGAGTCAAAAAAGGCGATTTGTTAGTTAGCTTCGATCGCACCACCAGTCAGGCGAAATTAGCTTCTTTGCAAGCAGTTCGCGCCAGCTTAATGGCAGAAAATGAGTTTTACAAAACGCAGATGCGATCGCTCACAGCTAATTCTAGTCCCAAGCAGTTACAGAATTTACCCGAATTAGCAGCGCTAACAGAAAATCGTGCAGCATTGGTGCAGGAAAATCAACTGTTTCAGGCAGAATTAAACGAAGGGCAGGGAATACGCGACTTAAATCCAAGATTTCGCCAACGCTTACTAACTAGGCAATTAGAAAGAGAGTCTCGCATTGAGTCAGTCAGGTTGGATAGAGAACAGTTAACTCGGCAGCTAAATCAGGTGCAAGTCCAACTGATTAACGCTAGAAGTAGTCTGAAGACAAATTTAGAGATTGCCAATAACTTAGAAACTCTCGTGCAAAAGGGAGCATTTGCGCGCTTACCTTATCTAGAACGAAGACAAGCAGCAGATGCTAGCCAAGCTGAGGTAAACCGCTTGGTGCAAGAAGAAGAACGTTTAAGATTAGCGATCGCCCAAGGACAAAAGAAATTACAAAATGCGATCGCCCTTTCTAAAGAAGAATTACTTAGCAAAATCGCCGATAACGAAAAGCGCATCACTGAAATAGATAGTCAACTTACCAAAGTTATTGTCGAAAACAATAAAAAAATCCAAGAAATTAACAGTCAAATCAGCGAACTCCAGTTAAATATGAAATACCAAGAACTGCGAGCTGCAAATGATGGTATTGTTTTTGATTTAAAGCCTCGTAGTCCGGGATACGTTTATAACAGCAGCGAATCTATTCTCAAAATTGTGCCTCCAGAAAATTTAGTTGCACAAGTTTTCATCACCAATAATGATATTGGCTTTGTCAAAGCGGGAATGCCTGTTGATGTCAGACTTGATTCTTTTCCTTACACTGAATTTAGCGATATTAAAGGAGAATTAATTCGTGTCGGTTCTGATGCTTTACCACCCGATCAAACCCATCAATACTATCGTTTCCCAGCAGAAATTCGGCTAACAAAGCAATCAATGAATATTAATGGTGCAGAAGTACCACTACAATCTGGAATGTCTTTAAGTGCTAATATTAACGTTCGCAAACGCACTGTTATAAGTATCTTCACAGATAAGTTTTTAGGGAAGATGGAAAGTCTTAAATATACTCGTTAG
- a CDS encoding cyclic nucleotide-regulated ABC bacteriocin/lantibiotic exporter, with the protein MKPAITQTEILAFLIDTPPFNTLPFNTLKNIAFNCQLLQYRTGQWMLVKERMPAQVMVIYQGQARVLGYDQWTNSQISLAVVEEGEFLGWLGLLRGFSCEAVMASTDAIAITLEAAEFLQLMDTEPEFAEAVRSRPHISEVFELLSLEIQRHADATTDIKDLAREVWQQTQVVNLVPGPVNSQQFNKRHLWLVSAGSIEGMTVGYRLALDGSQEIWENTAAVRLIGIPWQSPNEYGASLTITPAPEYPPDPIVENLAPAQTIFVSGNGVIDAPLACFQMLNQILGGSFRRDLIRKVLTNQLKTHKQISLPVAGAVIEMMGLQAQLVTVPAHVINRLTAPALIYWRDNLALLYKITERELVVAAPETGVCQYSPAEFAQIWGESGQVLTVEKAEGDRPEKFSLRWFLPSIYKYRLVLVEVLVASFFVQIFGLANPIVTQIIIDTVLIQKSLDTLDILGIFLLVIGVFEAALTSLRIYLFADTTNRIDIRLGSEVIEHLLKLPLSYFERRRVGELAGRINELENIRSFLTGTALTVVLDAVFSVIYIGIMLFYSWMLTLVALATVPLFAILTTFVVPIVQRQLRTKAERHADTQSYLVEILTGIQTVKAQNIELKSRWQWRDRYTRYISAGFKNVLTSSTANSISGFLNQFSSFVLLWVGAHLVISNQLTLGQLIAFRIIAGYVTSPLLRLIQLSQNFQEVALSIERLSDILDTAPEVQPSDRNNIALPEIAGAIKYNGVSFGFNPEDSLKLININLEIAPGTFVGIVGQSGSGKSTLTKLLPRLYEPVAGHIQIDGYDIRKVELNSLRRQIGIVLQDTLLFEGTIQDNIALIRPDATTEEIIAAAKVAAAHDFIMALPNGYNTIVGERGSALSGGQRQRIAIARTVLQNPRLLILDEATSALDYELEQQVCRNLMEFFQGRTVLFITHRLNTVRNADTIIIMDRGVIAEQGTHAELMAMKGRYYCLFQQQESQL; encoded by the coding sequence ATGAAGCCAGCTATCACCCAGACCGAAATTTTAGCCTTCCTTATTGACACTCCCCCGTTTAATACACTGCCATTTAATACCTTAAAAAACATCGCCTTTAACTGCCAACTATTGCAATATCGCACCGGACAATGGATGTTGGTTAAAGAAAGAATGCCAGCACAAGTCATGGTGATTTATCAAGGACAGGCGCGGGTATTAGGTTACGACCAATGGACAAACTCACAAATTAGTTTGGCTGTAGTAGAAGAAGGAGAGTTTCTTGGTTGGTTGGGATTGTTGCGGGGATTCAGTTGCGAGGCTGTTATGGCCTCCACAGATGCGATCGCGATAACTCTAGAAGCCGCAGAATTTCTACAATTGATGGATACAGAACCAGAGTTTGCCGAAGCAGTGCGATCGCGTCCCCACATTAGCGAAGTTTTTGAACTCTTAAGTCTGGAAATTCAGCGTCATGCAGATGCAACCACCGATATTAAAGATTTAGCACGTGAAGTTTGGCAACAAACGCAGGTAGTAAATTTAGTTCCGGGGCCAGTTAATTCCCAGCAGTTTAACAAACGGCATTTGTGGCTAGTTAGTGCTGGCAGTATAGAGGGTATGACTGTTGGCTATAGATTAGCGTTGGATGGCTCTCAAGAGATTTGGGAAAATACAGCCGCAGTCCGATTAATTGGTATTCCCTGGCAGTCTCCTAATGAATATGGTGCTAGTTTAACTATTACTCCGGCTCCAGAATATCCCCCAGACCCCATTGTCGAAAATCTAGCACCAGCACAAACGATATTTGTATCGGGAAACGGAGTTATTGATGCTCCTTTAGCCTGTTTCCAGATGTTGAATCAGATATTGGGGGGTTCTTTCCGCCGCGATTTAATTCGCAAAGTCTTAACCAATCAACTAAAAACGCACAAGCAGATTTCCTTACCAGTGGCTGGTGCAGTTATCGAAATGATGGGTTTGCAAGCCCAGTTAGTTACAGTTCCGGCTCATGTAATTAATCGGTTGACTGCGCCAGCCTTGATTTATTGGCGAGACAATCTTGCTTTGCTATACAAAATTACCGAACGGGAATTGGTTGTTGCGGCTCCTGAAACAGGAGTATGCCAATATTCTCCTGCGGAATTTGCCCAAATTTGGGGAGAGTCTGGACAAGTATTGACGGTGGAAAAGGCAGAAGGCGATCGCCCCGAAAAATTTAGTCTGCGTTGGTTCCTACCTTCCATCTATAAATATCGTCTGGTGTTGGTTGAAGTCCTGGTGGCTTCCTTTTTTGTGCAGATATTTGGTTTGGCAAATCCGATCGTTACCCAAATCATCATCGACACTGTATTAATTCAGAAAAGTCTGGATACCCTCGATATTTTGGGCATTTTCTTGTTGGTAATTGGAGTGTTTGAGGCGGCTTTAACGAGCCTGCGGATTTATCTATTTGCCGACACTACCAACCGTATTGATATCCGTTTGGGTTCAGAAGTTATTGAGCATTTACTCAAATTACCTCTGAGTTATTTTGAACGTCGTCGCGTCGGAGAATTAGCAGGACGAATTAACGAACTAGAAAATATTCGTTCTTTTCTCACAGGAACAGCATTGACAGTGGTACTAGATGCTGTGTTCTCTGTGATTTATATCGGCATTATGCTGTTTTACAGCTGGATGCTCACCCTCGTTGCCTTAGCTACTGTGCCATTGTTTGCCATCTTGACAACCTTTGTGGTGCCGATTGTGCAGAGACAGTTACGCACAAAAGCCGAACGCCACGCCGATACTCAATCCTATTTAGTGGAGATTCTCACTGGCATTCAAACAGTCAAGGCACAGAATATTGAATTAAAATCTCGTTGGCAATGGCGCGATCGCTATACTCGTTACATCAGTGCTGGCTTTAAAAATGTCCTAACTTCCAGTACTGCTAATTCTATCAGTGGATTTTTAAATCAATTTTCGAGTTTTGTGTTGTTGTGGGTAGGCGCGCATTTAGTCATCTCCAATCAACTCACTTTAGGACAATTGATTGCCTTTCGGATCATTGCTGGTTATGTTACTAGTCCCTTGCTGCGGTTAATTCAACTATCACAGAATTTCCAAGAAGTAGCATTGTCTATCGAACGCCTTAGTGACATTTTAGATACAGCACCAGAAGTTCAGCCAAGCGATCGCAACAATATTGCACTACCAGAAATTGCAGGTGCAATTAAATACAATGGAGTTTCCTTTGGATTTAACCCAGAAGATAGTTTAAAACTGATCAATATCAATTTAGAAATTGCCCCAGGAACTTTTGTTGGTATTGTCGGTCAAAGCGGCTCTGGTAAAAGCACTTTGACAAAATTATTACCGCGTCTGTACGAACCTGTAGCCGGACACATCCAAATAGATGGTTATGATATAAGGAAAGTAGAGTTAAACTCCTTACGCCGCCAAATTGGGATAGTGTTACAAGATACCCTTTTATTTGAAGGGACAATTCAAGATAATATTGCTTTAATTCGTCCGGATGCCACTACCGAGGAAATCATCGCCGCCGCCAAAGTTGCAGCAGCGCACGATTTCATCATGGCCTTACCCAACGGCTACAACACCATTGTTGGGGAACGAGGTTCTGCCCTTTCTGGAGGACAACGCCAACGCATTGCGATCGCTCGTACCGTTTTGCAAAATCCTAGATTACTGATTCTTGATGAAGCTACTAGTGCTTTAGATTACGAATTAGAACAACAAGTCTGTCGCAATCTGATGGAGTTTTTTCAAGGTCGTACTGTTTTATTTATTACCCACCGACTCAACACTGTTAGAAATGCCGACACCATCATCATTATGGATCGGGGTGTAATTGCCGAGCAAGGAACCCACGCCGAACTCATGGCAATGAAAGGACGCTATTACTGTCTGTTTCAACAACAGGAATCACAGTTATGA
- a CDS encoding SCP-like Type I secretion target protein, protein MATTTTPTFEQQVLDLTNQQRIKNGLQPLQANAELNYAADSYAEFMAQNNYFSHTGKDGSTPRTRVNAVGFDAQIVGENIAFGQQTPKDVVDAWMKSPGHRANILNAKYTQIGIGFDNKNPNNRPYWVQDFGSNDTNPATKIPTSGSQPTPTPTPTPTPTPTPTPTPTPTPTPTPTGTFEQQVLQLTNQKRAEKGLAPLKANAELNYAADRYAEFMAQNSYFSHTGKDGSTPRTRANAVGFDAQIIGENIAFGQKTPKDVVDAWMNSPGHRANILNAKFTQIGIGFDNKNPNNRPYWVQDFGSNDTDPTTKIPTGVKGSVSELPPSTTPIPGKELKGRNGNDILTGGAGDDTLWGGRGKDTLNGGDGNDRLIGGLGKDKLTGGGNSDTFVYEKLQDRGDTITDFAVNQDKIDLQKILAGPSYTGTNKFADYLKFEQLGSDTVVRLDVDGKAKAGGFEKFVLLENVKASSLTANNFVV, encoded by the coding sequence ATGGCAACAACTACTACCCCGACATTTGAACAACAGGTTCTAGATTTAACCAATCAACAACGAATTAAGAATGGTCTTCAACCACTGCAAGCAAATGCAGAACTCAATTATGCTGCTGACAGCTATGCAGAATTTATGGCGCAGAACAACTATTTTAGCCATACAGGAAAAGATGGTTCTACTCCCAGAACTAGAGTTAATGCCGTGGGCTTTGATGCTCAAATAGTTGGAGAGAACATCGCTTTTGGTCAACAAACACCAAAAGATGTTGTGGATGCTTGGATGAAAAGCCCAGGACATAGAGCTAATATCCTCAATGCCAAATATACTCAAATTGGTATAGGTTTTGATAACAAGAATCCGAATAATAGACCGTATTGGGTTCAAGACTTTGGCAGCAATGATACCAACCCAGCGACTAAGATTCCCACTTCAGGTTCGCAACCAACCCCAACACCAACCCCAACCCCAACCCCAACACCAACCCCAACCCCAACCCCAACCCCAACACCAACCCCAACGCCTACTGGCACATTTGAACAGCAAGTTCTGCAACTCACTAATCAAAAACGCGCCGAGAAGGGACTTGCGCCACTCAAAGCTAATGCAGAACTCAATTATGCTGCTGACCGATATGCAGAATTTATGGCGCAGAACAGCTATTTTAGTCATACAGGGAAAGATGGTTCTACTCCCAGAACTAGAGCTAACGCCGTGGGCTTTGATGCTCAAATAATTGGAGAGAACATCGCTTTTGGTCAAAAAACACCAAAAGATGTTGTGGATGCTTGGATGAATAGTCCAGGACATAGAGCTAATATCCTCAATGCCAAATTTACTCAAATTGGTATAGGTTTTGATAACAAGAATCCGAATAATAGACCATATTGGGTTCAAGACTTTGGCAGCAATGATACCGACCCCACGACCAAGATACCAACCGGTGTAAAGGGTTCAGTTTCTGAACTTCCACCTTCAACTACTCCTATCCCTGGTAAAGAACTCAAAGGTAGGAATGGCAATGATATCCTCACTGGCGGCGCAGGTGATGACACATTGTGGGGTGGTAGAGGTAAAGATACCCTGAATGGAGGCGATGGTAACGATCGCTTGATTGGTGGGTTAGGCAAAGATAAGTTAACTGGTGGTGGTAACAGCGATACCTTCGTTTATGAAAAACTCCAAGATAGAGGAGATACCATCACTGATTTTGCCGTTAATCAAGATAAAATCGACCTGCAAAAGATTTTGGCAGGCCCTTCTTACACTGGCACAAATAAATTCGCTGATTACCTAAAGTTTGAACAACTTGGTAGCGATACTGTTGTTCGTCTTGATGTCGACGGAAAAGCAAAAGCTGGTGGCTTTGAGAAGTTTGTGCTGTTGGAAAATGTCAAGGCCTCTAGCCTAACCGCTAACAACTTTGTTGTCTAA
- a CDS encoding WD-repeat protein, whose product MISSLNNSQDGMGNTVAATKRLARAMMVSAGAFSLILASCNSANRQQQVLNLLTEFSSVHIQEIVLPPGTETLYTTISTTVGVDQPDVLMIRGLESVIDINELIISTNLMRDEFRKQFHCPLVLWVNDEILRKLVWLAPDLKDWAASTIRFDLPNQSIEQQALSA is encoded by the coding sequence ATGATCAGCAGCTTAAACAATTCACAAGACGGTATGGGGAATACCGTTGCAGCCACCAAACGACTCGCAAGAGCGATGATGGTCTCTGCTGGTGCATTTTCATTAATTTTGGCATCTTGTAACTCTGCTAATAGGCAACAGCAGGTACTGAATCTGCTAACAGAATTCTCATCAGTGCATATCCAAGAGATTGTGCTACCCCCTGGGACTGAAACCCTGTATACAACCATCTCAACTACAGTTGGTGTTGACCAACCTGATGTTTTGATGATCAGAGGTTTAGAATCTGTAATCGATATCAACGAACTCATCATTAGTACCAATTTGATGCGCGATGAGTTCCGCAAACAGTTCCATTGCCCTTTAGTATTGTGGGTAAATGATGAAATTCTTCGCAAGCTAGTTTGGCTAGCACCCGATCTAAAAGATTGGGCAGCTAGTACTATTAGATTTGATTTGCCAAATCAGTCGATTGAACAGCAGGCTCTCAGTGCTTGA